A stretch of the Rhizomicrobium sp. genome encodes the following:
- a CDS encoding co-chaperone GroES: MHDRVVVRRIEADRKTAGGIFIPDTAQEKTEEVEVVSVGPGARNNRRELVATDPILNKLPRDSTIVPERHFAFPQEVIDDPSLSMGEKRSILCEWASDACAVPSFPTLRMLPGTTFPVTFSAVMDALTQLDRKSYIQDEALASRGASTILTMPGRDRASPLRTATAHHLQA; encoded by the coding sequence CCGATCGGAAGACCGCCGGCGGCATCTTCATCCCCGACACGGCGCAGGAAAAAACGGAGGAAGTCGAAGTCGTCTCCGTCGGTCCCGGCGCGCGCAACAACAGGCGCGAGTTGGTCGCGACCGACCCGATCCTGAACAAGCTTCCTCGCGACAGCACTATCGTGCCAGAGCGCCACTTCGCCTTTCCGCAAGAGGTGATCGACGATCCATCCCTCAGTATGGGAGAAAAGCGCTCCATTCTCTGCGAGTGGGCCTCCGACGCCTGCGCGGTCCCCTCGTTCCCGACCTTGCGAATGCTGCCGGGTACGACCTTTCCGGTGACGTTCTCGGCAGTCATGGACGCGCTGACGCAATTGGACCGCAAGTCCTACATCCAAGACGAAGCACTCGCATCTCGCGGGGCTTCGACGATCCTGACAATGCCCGGTAGAGACCGCGCCTCGCCCTTGCGGACCGCGACGGCGCATCATCTGCAAGCTTGA